A section of the Falco peregrinus isolate bFalPer1 chromosome 3, bFalPer1.pri, whole genome shotgun sequence genome encodes:
- the SPMIP7 gene encoding LOW QUALITY PROTEIN: spermatogenesis-associated protein 48 (The sequence of the model RefSeq protein was modified relative to this genomic sequence to represent the inferred CDS: inserted 4 bases in 3 codons; substituted 4 bases at 4 genomic stop codons): MTVVSHGAERQASAFKKSTLSVEPIHKMDNQQYXSLFKMCTPVVRGPENRHGFASFEEKTSNSFLKYSPFTPLGELNYPLFPQWDDVPLVXPCAGFLSPGADANLKPNVGRAMESLVDYSDEKPHQQVPITGKRGQPAHRRQMNLWEESSQDRRWNSRAVPAASVRTQLRVWRTQVKVVPALHNQNHIFAFCMDPNLKESSDPSEGXREEKARDYFYKSNTKTYKEIYWDXLLSKIXCPESTVKVLVDPVSQCFTKRRYNPEPEIIQVIVGCFWDRFQTRSFTFPQRPVDFVSRSSQTSHIPLACVGAVNFEDIDNVSVVLIPLNHMXTSKPHYTSTAHTPDIPGYTGKVHXSAAHPANSNLPSTTQSIIARMHGYIAKHGSLSQYNHQEPLSQVVTPVSPQNYFNKTEPETITV; encoded by the exons ATGACTGTGGTTTCCCATGGAGCTGAAAGGCAAGCAAGTGCCTTTAAAAAGTCCACCTTGTCAGTTGAACCCATTCACAAGATGGATAACCAGCAGTATTGAAGTCTGTTTAAGATGTGCACACCTGTTGTGAGAGGTCCTGAGAACAGACACGGCTTTGCCAGCTTTGAAGAGAAAACCAGTAATTCTTTCCTTAAGTACAGTCCATTCACCCCTCTAGGAGAGCTAAATTACCCTTTATTCCCACAGTGGGATGATGTGCCTTTAG ATCCCTGCGCAGGTTTTCTGAGTCCAGGAGCAGATGCTAACCTGAAGCCCAATGTTGGAAGAGCTATGGAATCCCTGGTAGACTACAGTGATGAGAAACCTCACCAGCAGGTCCCCATCACAGGAAAGAGAGGCCAGCCTGCCCACAGGAGGCAGATGAACCTCTGGGAGGAAAGCAGCCAGGACAGAAGGTGGAActccagggctgtgccagctgcttcTGTCAGGACACAACTCAGAG TTTGGAGAACTCAGGTGAAAGTTGTTCCTGCTCTGCATAACCAAAAccatatttttgcattttgtatgGATCCCAATCTCAAG GAATCAAGTGATCCTTCTGAAg gaagagaagaaaaagcaagagactATTTCTACAAGTCAAATACTAAAA CTTACAAAGAAATTTATTGGGA GTTACTTTCCAAAATCTAGTGTCCAGAATCAACAGTGAAAGTGTTGGTTGATCCTGTTTCCCAGTGTTTCACAAAAAGGAGATACAATCCTGAACCTGAAATAATCCAAGTCA TTGTTGGATGCTTCTGGGACAGATTTCAAACAAGATCTTTTACCTTTCCCCAGAGACCTGTTGATTT TGTAAGTCGAAGCTCTCAAACCTCTCATATCCCTT TGGCTTGTGTTGGTGCAGTAAATTTTGAAGACATTGACAATGTCAGTGTAGTCTTAATCCCACTTAATCATATGTGAACTTCAAAGCCTCACTATACAAGCACTGCACa CACTCCAGATATCCCTGGATACACTGGCAAGGTTCATTGATCAGCAGCTCACCCAGCAAATTCTAATCTTCCATCAACAACCCAATCAATAATTGCACGAATGCATGG ATACATAGCCAAACATGGAAGCTTGTCTCAATATAATCACCAGGAGCCTCTTTCTCAAGTTGTGACTCCAGTTAGTCCTCAGAATTATTTCAACAAGACAGAACCAGAAACTATTACAGTTTAG